The Ziziphus jujuba cultivar Dongzao chromosome 12, ASM3175591v1 sequence CTGTCACCATACCTGAATGGCTACAAGCAGTTAGAACTGCTATGAATGTAACCGCATTTGGCTTCACAGCAGAGTCTAGCATTTGATTGAAAAGCATAAGAGCTTCTGAAGCATCACCATGATAAGCATAACCACATATTATAGCAGTCCAGGCAACAGTATCAGGATTATCTATAGATTTAAAGACTCGATATGCATAGTCCAATCTTCCACACTTTGCATACATGGTAACCATAGCACTCTTCCCGTACAAGTATGCAACTAGCCCTTTCTTTATCGCATCAGCATGAGCTTGAGCTCCCAAATTAATATCTGCAAGCGCAGAGCATGCTTGAAAAATGCTAGTATATATGAATGAGTTTAAAACAATATCTTTGTGCCTTATTGACTGAAAGATCTTAAGAGACTCCTCAAATTCACCAATTTGGCAATATCCAGAGATAATAGCGCTCCAAGATACATCATTTGGTTCACGTATCCTCTTAAACGCTTTAAGGGCAAAACTTAAATTTGCACACTTGACATAGAAGTCTACTAGAGGAGTTCCTACTGAAACTTCAGATTCCATCCCAAGTTTAATACCATAACCATGAATTTGCCTTCCCGTGTTTAAGTCCTCCAAACCACCACATGCCTTAAGGACTATCGAAAACACAAACTCATCCAACTCTACACCTTCTCTTACCATCTCAGCAAATAATGCCAGAACATCCTTCAGTTTTCCAGCTTCGGTGTAGCCCACCAGCAACCCTGTCCAACCCACAACATTCTTATCAGCCATTGAATCAAAAACAAGCACGGCACCCTCCAACCAACCACATTTTACATACATATTCAAGATCACCGGGTCAACCAAAACATTAGAAAACCCAGTTTTTATAACATAAGAATGAATCTGTTTCCCAACGTCTAAAAGCGAATAATCATTGAAGCACCTTAAGAGACTAGTAAAAGTAGATGGGTCCGGTTTAATTCCAGACTCTTGCAAATTGCAGAAGAACTGGACAGCTTTATCCAATTGTCCCTTCTCTGCATAAGCAGATATCATGATATTCCATGAAACCAGATTCTTCTCAAGCATTTCATCGAACAGTGTCTGTGCATCAAATAGACTCCCACAATCACAAAGCATCCGGAGTACATAATTACGGAGAAACTCTGGCGGGTCCTTGGCTGTACTTCGCAACCAGTCGTATATGGATTTTCCATCCGATAAAGCTCCCATTTTTCCACACATTTCAAAGAGGCACTTATAGGAATGGGGACGAACTGGAACACCAGCCTCATCCATGCGCTTGAGAAATTCAACAGCTTCTTTGAGCTTTCCTTGGTTGGATAAAGAAACCAAATGCATATTTTCGACTTTGCCTGGTTGAGTTTGGCGGGTTTTTTGCAATGAAGGAGTGCAGTTCAGAGATACCCATGAAGGGATTCGACCAAAATTCGCAGATTTTGTAATAGGCTGAACCTGATCATCGTGAGCTGCTGCTACCTGTGATGGATAAGAACGGAGCAAAGAACACTGGGATATTATCGAAAACATtcgaaataaataaacaagattttttttttcttttttttcttttctttttttattttttctgatgcTACTCGGAGTTTGGAAGTTGGAAGTTGGAAGTTGGAAGTATCTATATTGCTTTGGCAAGGGTGGATGGAAGGTCTCTTTCGAATTGCAAATTATGCACAGTGCATAGTGTACTGTCTACGGACAGCCTTAAGTAAAAAATACGGCGTCGTATATATATTCGCGGGAAACGACACGCTGTATCGTGTCCACTGTAAGTTTTCCTCAGATGTGCTAAAAGTGCTGAGACTCACGACGTTGAATTAGCCGCAACACTGGCGGTGCCCGACGGTTCGGCTTcgtttctgttctttttttctttttttgacttCTAATTCTAAGTcagtctttttcttcttcttttcttttttttttttcgctgtTAATTATTTCGTTCTTTCTAATTTTCCGTTTCTGATCCAGAAGCTTCTGCTGTATCGTTTGGTTGCCGAGAAAATAATAACTCCGAGACATTTTCTAATCGAATAAAAGTATACCATAGTCCTAGATAATACAATTGATCGACACTGATTTTGGATTCGGTTCAGAATATCAAAATGGAGGCGTCGCTGCGTTTCCGCTGTGTAAGAACTCCCTGCTTTTGTGAAATTCCTAGAAATTTGCATTTTTCGCGATTTTCGTCGTTATCGTTTGCGGCTTCTCCATGTCGTCCATTTCTTGTGGCAATGGAGAATGCAAATATGCAAACGTCGTTCAGATTGAAGAGCGAGAAGAAGAGAATTGAAGCtgtgctcggggaagaagaagaagaagaagaagaagaagaaagagaaacagATAGGCATAGCTCGGATGAAGGAGAATTAACCTGCGTAATGAAGTTTGGTGGATCCTCGATTGCTTCGGCAGAGAGGATGAGGGAAATTGCGCAGCTCATTCTGAGCTTTCCCGAAGAAAAGCCTGTGATTGTTCTCTCTGCCATGGGAAAAACCACCAACAACCTCTTACTGGTACTGCACAACTTCTTCACTCTTTGGTTTCTGTTACCTTTCATTGTATAATTGTGCGATTAGATTGGATGGTGGTGATGTATATAGGCTGGAGAGAAGGCTGTTAGTTGCGGTGTTTCGAATGCATCTGAAATCCAGGAGTTGAGTTTTATCAAAGACCTGCATCTCAGGTTAGCTCATGTGCTTCAGTATCTTCTTCCTACGTGAAAATACGTGTGAAAAAGTTTGGGAATTCAACCAGGATTAGATTTTCTATTTAGCATGTATGTCTGTGTTGAATCAGGACTGTTGATGAACTTGGAGTTGATCGCTCTGTAATTTCCGGTACGTTTTACTATAAATTCATGCATACAAATCAAGGTTTAAACCTTAAAATGAAACAATGAAGTGTCTgcactttgaaatttttttttgggattgagtattttatttttttattaattggaaTATTTGGTATTTGCCTCTGAATATTTTGCAGCACATTTAGAGGAACTGGAGCAACTTCTGAAGGGGATAGCTATGATGAAAGAGTTAACACTCCGGACCAGAGATTATTTGGTTTCATTTGGAGAATGTATGTCTACAAGAATATTTGCAGCTTACCTGAACAAAATTGGTGTTAAAGCACGCCAAGTACGTCTATTCCTGATTATCGATTTATTCTTGATTTGATGATCCTTTGTGTCTCTCCTGTTTTTTGTTTAACTGGAAATCAAACTTTCATTTGTCATTTTAGTAGAAAAGGAACCAGCATAAGTTAATAGGATATATTGAACAAACTTCCCGTCCATGTTTGatttttctcttaattaattgttttctttAAGTCTCAGCTGTGATtagaatatttttcaaaatttatttttttacactaACAAAATTTTCTCAATAATCCTTTTGCAGTATGATGCATTTAATATTGGTTTCATAACCACAGACGACTTCACAAATGCAGATATATTGGAAGCAACTTACCCGGCTGTTGCAAAAACTTTGCATGGTGATTGGATTACTGATCCTGCAATTCCCATTGTTACTGGCTTCCTTGGAAAGGTTTCTAGCTATTGCACTTGTGTTGCTGCTGAAATACTTTGATCAATGTTTGAATTCCACTTTATGTTTTACAATTTGTTAGCTAGGCTGACAAACTGGATAATATGTTTCAACTGTAGGGTTGGAAATCTTGTGCAATTACAACCTTCGGTAGAGGTGGTAGTGATTTGACAGCAACAACCATCGGTAAAGCCCTAGGTTTGCAAGAAATTCAGGTCAGAGTTGATCTTTTTCCATATACCACAGGAAAACGTATGCATaggaaataattttatattcatatgCACCACATGGCTTGGATTCTATGTAGAatataacaagtgaaaatatgattttttttttttttttctcccctgaTATAAAAGCCTATGGTAGTACGTTTTCTGAATATTGTTAGGCTTACATATGTACCATCTTATTTCACATTTTTGATAGGTGTGGAAGGATGTTGATGGTGTATTGACCTGTGATCCTAGTATATATCCATCTGCAGAACCTGTACCTTATTTGACATTTGATGAGGCAGCTGAGCTCGCGTACTTCGGTGCTCAGGTTAGATTCtcttgtttctttttgtttatttgagtGGCTAAAACATCACAGTTTTGTAACAAAACTGGAGTTGAAACTAACTTTTCTTTAGAAGGCCTCTATCCATTATTTCTCCATGTTGTAGAGTTTAATTACCATGAATTTGCAGGTCCTACATCCACAATCCATGAGACCAGCTAGAGAGGGTGATATTCCTGTTAGGGTCAAGAACTCTTACAACCCTAAAGCTCCTGGTACCCTCATCACAAAAACAAGAGATATGAGTGAGGTTTGTGGCAATATAGTTTTCTGGCAACAAAAGAACTGAAGCATGTAGACAAATCTATACAtgcttaatatttttcttttattgtttaatatcaaattaatttcagGCCCTTCTAACCAGCATAGTTTTGAAGCCGAATGTCACTATGTTGGATATCGTCAGTACCCGTATGCTTGGTCAAGTGGGCTTCCTTGCAAAGGTGAGTGGCTACTTTGATATGCTGTTTTTGCTCTTTTGACACTTCTTGTTGATATTTTGATAGCAATTCAAACGACACCCCCCAcccctcaaaaaataaaaaaataaaaaaattcaggtTTTCTCAATCTTTGAAGATCTGGGCATCTCTGTGGATGTTGTTGCTACCAGCGAAGTTAGTATATCTCTGACATTGGATCCATCAAAACTTTGGAGTAGAGAACTAATCCAACAGGCAAGCATACAATTGATGTTTTAGTTTAGATTCTTAACCATTCTTCCATTTCTATGAATTCACAACGACATTGAATCCAAGTAAGTCTGATTGGAGAAAATGTCTGGAACTGAGTatcataatgataaaaaaagaaaaataaaaaaacagattgTAGGCCTCAATAGGGTAACTCATTTACGTCTCTAATATCAAATCCAAATGAAACTTATAACAGGAACTTGACCACGTTGAGGAAGAGCTTGAAAAAATTGCACTGGTCAATCTTCTGCAGCATAGATCAATCATCTCTCTCATTGGGAATGTTGAGTATTCTTCCTTGATTCTAGAGAAGGTGTTTTATCTTACCAGCAAATTTCAGGAGACTAGCTAAATAgacatttctttttatcttcctatttctctttttctatATCTATCACATATTTTGCTTCCTTTTGGCAAGGTTTTCCATGTTCTTCGAACCATTGAAGTCAATGTCCAAATGATCTCACAAGGAGCATCCAAGGTCTTCTTACAtctacattttgtttttctggTGTTTAAcaactgtttttctttttgtgtctAATAAGAGTTGCCGCATTTATGATCTAATCAGGTAAACATCTCATTGATAGTAAATGATAGTGAAGCCGAAACATGTGTTAAGGCCCTTCACCAAGCGTTTTTTGAGAGTGATGACTTGTCTGAACTACTAATTCTGGATAGTGGATCTGGTAACGGTTCTCCTTCGCTGTCTTCGGTGGAATTTGGTCCAGCCTAATAcaagaataatatttttgttggcTCCTTCATTCAATTTTCAACATATTGCCTTTTAGATGTAGGCTATCGAGCATTAAATTGTTTTTCCATCTAATGTCGTAGTGATATCAATATGTGGAATTATCCAAATTCATACACGAGGTACAATTCGAGGTATTATTCCAATCTCTGGATTTTTTTCTCAAAGAAATATTATAATGGTCTTGAATATCAtctcttaaaagaaaaatatcgtCCAACTTTTTGGGCATTTGTACAATTCCATCTACACGTTAGCCaacataattttggttttttcatttctttttatttagacTGACAGGTTGtccataaaaacttaaaataaataaaagcaattcTTAATGTAGACCAAACCAAGGAATTTTCATTGGAATGGTTTCTATGTAAAGTTCATCTCATAATAtgaacaattttcaaaattgtaCGAAAATATGGTTGCTCTATACGAAAGGGcataaatcaaatctaaaagGTCTCTAGCTGACTATCTAGATGATCTGAACTTCCTTCATTCATTTGTGAAATAAAGATGCATGTCACAAAGGCCTTCCTGCTAGAGACTTGACAATAGATATTGGCCGGCTGACTACTTGACTCCCATTAGTATTCatcttcataaataaataaacctattTGGCCTAAGATTAATGGTGAAACACTTCTTCATTCCGAATGTCCCTCTGTTGTGTTTCTTTGCAGGTTACACGCCATGAACCTCTTAGCCAACCTCCACTGCAGCTTTTTTTCCTGCACCCAGCAGCCGCCAAAACAAGAACAAACAATGCAAATAGAGAGAGATGTTAATGATATTGATGATGAGATGTTTTGACACTTAATTCAGATATATACTTTTTAACAGAAAAACAGAGAAGAGATGCACAAATTCCAAACCATTTTTGACACAGAAGGGGAGATTTTAGTGACAACTTGCTCAAAGTGTTTCACTTTGACTGTCCGTTGAGATGTATCCGAAGTACTGCTGTTAGCTATTGCTTCATCTAGAGCAGCAAGTGTAGCTTCGCGCATCtgcaataaacaaataacaCCCTTCCATGTTTATCCACATAAAGGAAAATATATCCATGATTTCCAtatcacagagagagagagagagagagagagagagagaggggaattAAACTAACCAGATGATAAAGGTCAGCCCCATTAAAATTCTCACAAGCTTCCATCTTTGCAATGTCAATCAAATTCACAGTAGGATCTATTGGTCTCTCCTTTCCAAGAGCTTTTAAGATCATTCCACGTTCATCTGGACCGGGCAGTGGTACATAAAGACGTTTACAGAATCTACCTGGCCGCAGAAAGGCCTCATCTATATGATCGATTCTGCAAGAAATTAAATGTATGATTTAACTACTCTGTAGCTGCCATGTCTATATAAATTATGATATTCTTCAACTTCTAATATgcaattaaagaaaattttagaattcaAAGGAagaatattttggttttacctGTTTGTGgcaccaattacaaatacaccATCCCGTTTGTTTCTTCCATCTAACTCCGTAAGTAACTgcaaagaaattttatttgttcgAAATATAGGAATATGATTTTGCAAAATTCATATGTTAAAGAAGGATTGGCCGCTTAAAATTCATATGTTTAATCACCTGAGTCACTAGCTGCTGAACCACTCGTCCCTTCTGGaactctctcttttctctcaaGCCATCCATCTACACCaatcatttaaaaagaaaaaaaaaaatttgttgaaaagaaaaaaaaaaagtgtcaaaAATCCGCCTTGCAATATTTCAGTCTCTAAAATGCATAATGAAGACAAAGCCTATTGTCTCTTCATCTGTATCTCTTAATTACcctctttatttttatcatgtttGGGAAAGAAATTCAAGCCATTGAATGatataaagtaaaatataaaatgttaaagaCTCTATATGAAGTACACAAACATCTGCAAATCTTTTACTTTTTCCATATTAAAGCTTAAAGTTTGCAGAAAAATAACATCCAGAGAAAATCAAATAGTAGAAGTTCTTCATGTAATATGAAACAAATTTAAAGTTTTCCGACTCATGTGATGTTGCAACAATAATGAAGGACTAACATGGTATCTCAATCGAGTCGATTTGTTCATGGAAACAAGAAACCTAGAGgtttaatgaagaaaattgCATTATTTCTCCCATTAAaccattaatatatttaacaagtaGTGCTTGTACCTAAAAGAGCTCTCTTCCTAAGCAACTTGATCCTAGCAACTTCATCACAATAATGAtcgataataattaatttgttgtggttctctgaccactttagagaagaaatatgagaagaaaaatggtgcggctggacttcacataaTTAGTCATTGATTTTACTGATTAGTTTTTTTCCGGAAGATGAATTTACTAATTAGtttgattgattaatatatagtaagctcaaataattaaatattactcgTAACCAATATCAACGAACCACAACAAACCTCATCAAAGAAAATTATGCATGGTGAACATGTCCTTGCACGACTAAACAAGGTTCGGATGGCCCTTTCACTTTCTCCAACATATTTATCCAAAAGTTCTGGACCCTGAGTGCAAAAATCAGCAAAAGCCATATTATCGTATGAATATAATCTTCacactttttaaatttgtattgtaaagagaaaaagagaatgatataaataataataataaattgtacaAACCTGGATATAAATGAAATTAGCTCTTGCTTCATTAGCAACAGCCTTTGCAATTGATGTC is a genomic window containing:
- the LOC107429703 gene encoding pentatricopeptide repeat-containing protein At5g13270, chloroplastic, which gives rise to MFSIISQCSLLRSYPSQVAAAHDDQVQPITKSANFGRIPSWVSLNCTPSLQKTRQTQPGKVENMHLVSLSNQGKLKEAVEFLKRMDEAGVPVRPHSYKCLFEMCGKMGALSDGKSIYDWLRSTAKDPPEFLRNYVLRMLCDCGSLFDAQTLFDEMLEKNLVSWNIMISAYAEKGQLDKAVQFFCNLQESGIKPDPSTFTSLLRCFNDYSLLDVGKQIHSYVIKTGFSNVLVDPVILNMYVKCGWLEGAVLVFDSMADKNVVGWTGLLVGYTEAGKLKDVLALFAEMVREGVELDEFVFSIVLKACGGLEDLNTGRQIHGYGIKLGMESEVSVGTPLVDFYVKCANLSFALKAFKRIREPNDVSWSAIISGYCQIGEFEESLKIFQSIRHKDIVLNSFIYTSIFQACSALADINLGAQAHADAIKKGLVAYLYGKSAMVTMYAKCGRLDYAYRVFKSIDNPDTVAWTAIICGYAYHGDASEALMLFNQMLDSAVKPNAVTFIAVLTACSHSGMVTEGKQYLESMSCEYGVEPTVYHYDCMIDIYSRAGMLEEALELIKSMPFGPDAMSWKSLLGGCWMHRNLKLGKIAAENLLQLDPDDTSNYVIMFNLYASFGKWEEAAQFRKMMTERDLRKSVSCSWITAKGKVHRFMVGDKHHPQTEEIYSVLRKFCVSPKISKDSLLTEDDMSCGFPEREEQLLDHSERLAIAFGLISIPSNSPIVVFKNIRACKDCHDFAKHVSTVTGREIVIRDSNRFHHFKSGECSCKDYW
- the LOC107429704 gene encoding aspartokinase 1, chloroplastic; translated protein: MEASLRFRCVRTPCFCEIPRNLHFSRFSSLSFAASPCRPFLVAMENANMQTSFRLKSEKKRIEAVLGEEEEEEEEEERETDRHSSDEGELTCVMKFGGSSIASAERMREIAQLILSFPEEKPVIVLSAMGKTTNNLLLAGEKAVSCGVSNASEIQELSFIKDLHLRTVDELGVDRSVISAHLEELEQLLKGIAMMKELTLRTRDYLVSFGECMSTRIFAAYLNKIGVKARQYDAFNIGFITTDDFTNADILEATYPAVAKTLHGDWITDPAIPIVTGFLGKGWKSCAITTFGRGGSDLTATTIGKALGLQEIQVWKDVDGVLTCDPSIYPSAEPVPYLTFDEAAELAYFGAQVLHPQSMRPAREGDIPVRVKNSYNPKAPGTLITKTRDMSEALLTSIVLKPNVTMLDIVSTRMLGQVGFLAKVFSIFEDLGISVDVVATSEVSISLTLDPSKLWSRELIQQELDHVEEELEKIALVNLLQHRSIISLIGNVEYSSLILEKVFHVLRTIEVNVQMISQGASKVNISLIVNDSEAETCVKALHQAFFESDDLSELLILDSGSGNGSPSLSSVEFGPA